In one window of Frigoriglobus tundricola DNA:
- a CDS encoding HAD family hydrolase, whose amino-acid sequence MSLTIEQYIERLDARTDLPWPVAPKIDPPKAKPSLHAMPVKAVFWTVYGTLVAIPQGELLFEHPQEFVTAAALDKLIKEFKMWQSMSRKPGAPSEYMKELFNKALTVLRLTGSGGEKHPEVQAERVWEDIVKKLFQKEYTFDAATYGSMNEYVKKIAYFYHASIQGTGPYPGAADALQLLADRGVVQGLLADGQCFTVGQVQRCLKQQHPDFDINAVVPPALRIISAEKKARKPSDTLFKAAIAAAAAKGVQPAQVLHVGSSLARDIGPAKKHGFRTALFAGDKNSLSATPEQLKDPAFRPDALITELPQVLELIS is encoded by the coding sequence ATGTCCCTCACGATCGAGCAGTACATCGAGCGCCTCGACGCGCGTACCGACCTGCCCTGGCCCGTCGCACCCAAGATCGACCCGCCCAAGGCCAAACCGTCGCTCCACGCGATGCCGGTCAAGGCCGTGTTCTGGACCGTATACGGCACGCTCGTCGCCATCCCGCAGGGCGAACTGCTGTTCGAACACCCGCAGGAGTTCGTGACCGCCGCCGCGCTGGACAAGCTCATCAAAGAATTCAAGATGTGGCAGTCCATGAGCCGCAAGCCCGGGGCGCCGTCCGAGTACATGAAGGAGCTGTTCAACAAGGCCCTCACCGTGCTGCGCCTGACCGGCAGCGGCGGGGAGAAGCACCCCGAGGTGCAGGCCGAACGCGTCTGGGAAGACATCGTCAAAAAGCTCTTCCAGAAGGAGTACACCTTCGACGCGGCGACCTACGGGTCGATGAACGAGTACGTGAAGAAGATCGCGTACTTCTACCACGCGAGCATCCAGGGCACCGGACCGTACCCCGGCGCCGCCGACGCGCTCCAGTTGCTCGCGGACCGCGGGGTGGTGCAGGGGCTCCTCGCCGACGGCCAGTGCTTCACCGTCGGGCAGGTGCAGCGGTGCCTGAAACAGCAGCACCCGGACTTCGACATCAACGCCGTCGTGCCCCCGGCCCTGCGGATCATCTCGGCGGAGAAGAAGGCCCGCAAGCCGTCCGACACGCTGTTCAAAGCGGCCATCGCGGCCGCGGCGGCGAAGGGCGTGCAGCCGGCCCAGGTGCTGCACGTCGGGTCGAGCCTGGCGCGGGACATCGGTCCGGCCAAGAAGCACGGGTTCCGCACGGCGCTATTTGCGGGCGACAAAAACAGCCTCTCCGCAACCCCCGAACAACTCAAGGACCCGGCGTTCCGACCGGACGCCCTGATCACCGAATTGCCGCAAGTCCTGGAACTGATTTCGTAG
- the trmB gene encoding tRNA (guanosine(46)-N7)-methyltransferase TrmB — protein MRKPRRLSNEQLAPWVWALPAGRDRRTEAGAETQTDSAGPAPPVAVSAPPARIDWAALFGNANPVEIEVGTGKGLFLLHAATTRPGANFLGIEIVRKYQLYATTRYAIRNLPNVKTACADAAVVLRDYVAPGSVAAVHVYFPDPWWKKRHRKRRVFTPEFAADAARAIAFGGRLYIASDVEEYFLLMSAILRAMPCFAERPEEAERAAPQTETGYATNFERKARESGTAVWRAVYERTAEAVTVVPDPAE, from the coding sequence GTGCGTAAGCCTCGGCGCCTGAGCAACGAACAACTCGCGCCGTGGGTGTGGGCGCTGCCCGCGGGGCGTGACCGCCGGACCGAGGCAGGAGCGGAGACGCAAACCGATTCGGCCGGCCCCGCTCCGCCTGTTGCCGTTTCTGCGCCGCCCGCACGGATCGACTGGGCGGCCCTGTTCGGCAACGCCAACCCCGTCGAGATCGAGGTCGGGACGGGGAAGGGGTTGTTCCTGCTGCACGCCGCGACCACGCGGCCGGGCGCGAACTTCCTGGGCATCGAGATCGTTCGCAAGTACCAGCTCTATGCGACCACGCGGTACGCCATCCGCAACCTGCCCAACGTGAAGACCGCGTGCGCGGACGCCGCCGTCGTGCTGCGCGACTACGTGGCGCCCGGGAGCGTGGCGGCCGTTCACGTGTACTTCCCGGACCCGTGGTGGAAGAAGCGGCACCGCAAACGGCGGGTGTTCACCCCGGAGTTCGCGGCGGACGCCGCTCGCGCGATCGCGTTCGGCGGGCGCCTGTACATCGCGAGCGACGTGGAAGAATACTTCCTGCTCATGTCGGCCATCTTGCGGGCGATGCCCTGCTTCGCCGAGCGGCCCGAAGAAGCGGAACGGGCCGCGCCACAGACCGAGACCGGGTACGCGACCAACTTCGAGCGCAAAGCCCGTGAGAGCGGAACGGCGGTCTGGCGCGCCGTCTACGAGCGGACGGCGGAAGCCGTGACCGTGGTGCCCGATCCGGCCGAGTAA
- a CDS encoding 3-hydroxyacyl-ACP dehydratase FabZ family protein, producing MTAEQPVLESLDFNFDTPLAGIEEIRTANPHRYEFEMLSGIVHVDPQKHRIIGFKEIRDSDFWARGHMPGFPLFPGVLMCEAAAQMCGYYYITQKVGEAGVLLGLAGVDEARFSRPVRPGERLVMVGTGLKVHRRLTRFRVVGQVGTEKAFEAVITGVPLGKMEDLRGA from the coding sequence ATGACCGCCGAACAGCCGGTCCTGGAATCGTTGGACTTCAACTTCGACACCCCCCTGGCCGGCATCGAAGAGATCCGCACCGCCAACCCGCACCGCTACGAGTTCGAGATGCTCAGCGGGATCGTCCACGTCGATCCGCAGAAGCACCGCATCATCGGGTTCAAGGAGATCCGAGATTCCGACTTCTGGGCACGCGGGCACATGCCCGGATTTCCGCTCTTCCCGGGCGTGCTGATGTGCGAGGCGGCGGCGCAGATGTGCGGCTACTACTACATCACGCAGAAGGTCGGCGAGGCCGGCGTGCTGCTCGGCCTCGCCGGGGTCGATGAGGCCCGGTTCAGCCGCCCGGTCCGGCCGGGCGAGCGGCTGGTGATGGTCGGCACCGGGTTGAAAGTTCACCGCCGGCTCACGCGGTTCCGCGTCGTCGGGCAGGTCGGCACCGAGAAGGCGTTCGAGGCGGTCATCACCGGCGTGCCGCTCGGCAAGATGGAGGACCTGCGCGGTGCGTAA